The nucleotide sequence TGGCGCAGCGGTTCCTTGGGCTTCCGGCCAAGGAGGTTCTGTAATGCCTTTTATGCAAAAAATACTTCCGGCAGGGCTGCGGTGCGGCCTGGCCTTCGCCGTTATCGCCTCTGCGGCTCTGGGCGCCTCCTTTGCAGTGGGCAGCCCGGTGCTGGCGGCTGAAAGTTCCATAGGTGCTGGTGCCACCATTTTGACAGGCAAGGTCGTTACCACGGTAACCCGCGCCGTGCCCGTGCCCTTTAACGCCGTTGTGGACGAAGTGCTGGTCAAACCAGGTGAAGCCATAGACAAGGGCGCGCCCTTGATGCGCTATCACCTGCAGGAAGAAGCCGAGCGGGTGCTGCAGCGCGAGGTGACCACCGGCGCGGCAACGGAAGACCTGAAGGGGCAGGTGCTTGATCTGGAGCGCCGCCTTGCGGAGACCTCTGCCCAGCGCAATAAGGCCCGGCAGCTGGCCGCGTCCGGTCTGGGCTCCGCCCAGGCATCGACCAGGCTTGAAGACGACGTACACTCGCTGCAGCGTCGCATCGACCTTTTGCGGGTGACCATCCAGAAGTCGGAAAAAAACTTCACCGCGCGGCTCGAGGAGCTGAGCGGGTACTTTGGCACCTCCATCAAGGAAGGCGAACGCCTGCCCTCCTCGTTGACGCTGACCTCGCCCATCGACGGGTATGTGCTTTCGCTGGACGCCACGCTCAATCCTGGTTCGCTGCTTGCCGCCGGGACCACGCCTGTCCGTGTGGGTCGGCTTGACCCCGTGCTGATTCAGGTTCCCGTGTACGAGGCGGAAATCAGCGGTATCAAGGCTGGCGACTCTGTCGAAGTGGAAATACCTTCACTCAACGGCAGGAAATTCAGTGGTACGGTAAATGAAATTTCTTGGGTTTCCAACGACATGAGCGTTTCAAACCCCTCGTACTACACTGTTGAGCTCACTGTTCCCAATCCCAATCTTGAACTCAAGCCGGGGTTCAAGGCCGTGGTGCGTTTCAAGGGGAGCAGGTAAGCCCGCTTCATGAAGCTGAAAAGCATCCCCCGCAGACTGGGGTACATTCTGGGTGCGCAGTGGACGCGCGACCTGGCATGGACCGCTTTTACCATCCTTTTGGCCCGTCGCAGCCCGGATATCCTGGGACAGGTGGTCTTGGCGCTCACGTTTGGCTATCTGGTAAAAACCGTTGCCGACGTGGGTCTCAACGATTTTTTGCTCTCCACCTTTGCCCGTCGCGAGGGACGGCCAGTGGCCCTGCTGGGTGAGGTTACCTGGCTCAAGATGATTGTTCTCCTGCTGGCGCTGGGCGTGACCTGGCTCGTGACCGGCTGGCAAAACTACGCGCCGGAGTTGCGGGTGGTTGTCATGTGCATTGCGGCCGGGTTGGGGCTGGACGGGGTAAGTGATTCGTTTTTTGCCTTGTGTCAGGCACGTGGCCGGCAGGATGTGGAGATGCGCATTCGCGTGCCCTCGGCCCTGCTGGGCATTGGCTACGGCATAGCCTGCGTTCTGGCGGGAGCGCCGCCCATTGCCATCGCGCTTTACAAGCCAGTGGAGTCGTTGTTTTGCATCGTCTTTGCCCTGGTGGCCCTCAAGCGAAATCCCCTGGCAGGCGTGGGCGTGGAGGGGATGAAAGATCTGGCCCGGCACATGAAGCACGGCCTGGTCTTTACCTGCATGGCCGGTTGCGCCATGTTCTACAACAAAATTAACGTCATATTTCTCAAGCAGTACGGCGGTAATGCCGACGTGGGCGGCTACGGCGTCGCCTGGGAAACTGTGGAAGGCCTGTCGGTTCTTGTCTCGAGCGCACTGCTGGGCAAGGTTATTTTTCCCCTGCTGGCCAAGCTCTGGCAGCAGGACAAGGGCGCATTCCGCCAGCTGGCGGGGCAGACCGCGCGTTCGCTGTGGGCGGCCTCGCTACCCATCATTTTTCTTATATGTGTAGAAAGCGACCGCTTTCTGCCCTTGGTGTACGGTCCCAACTACCAAAGCGCCGTGACGGCGCAGCGGCTGCTGACCCCCTGCCTGGCTACGGCCTTTCTGCACAATCTGGCTGCCTACGCCATGATCGGCATGCGTCGTCACAAACTGTTGCTGGGATTTTATCTCACGGGCCTCATCTGCAATCTCATCTGCTGTTTTACGCTTATTCCGGCCATGCCGCTTGAGGGCGCGGCCCTGTCCCTGACCATCACCAAGGTCTGGGTTGCCCTGCTCACCGTGGGATATTTTCAGTGGGCAGCACGGCCGATGAATTTCGGTCAGTGGGGGCTCATGCTTGCAACCTGCGCCGTCAGCGTGGGGCTGTGGTGGGGCATTGGGCATGCTGCACCCCGCGAGGTGGCGGAGCTGGCCGGTATTGTTCCGCTGCTGGCGCTGTTTTGGCGCTGGCGGCCACCGCCGCCGTTTGAAAATGCCGCAACCGCCTGACGGTAATTCCACGCCATTGTCGATGAGGCTGCGTCCTTTTGGGCGTAGGCGGCGGGCATCCGC is from Desulfovibrio desulfuricans and encodes:
- a CDS encoding oligosaccharide flippase family protein; translation: MKLKSIPRRLGYILGAQWTRDLAWTAFTILLARRSPDILGQVVLALTFGYLVKTVADVGLNDFLLSTFARREGRPVALLGEVTWLKMIVLLLALGVTWLVTGWQNYAPELRVVVMCIAAGLGLDGVSDSFFALCQARGRQDVEMRIRVPSALLGIGYGIACVLAGAPPIAIALYKPVESLFCIVFALVALKRNPLAGVGVEGMKDLARHMKHGLVFTCMAGCAMFYNKINVIFLKQYGGNADVGGYGVAWETVEGLSVLVSSALLGKVIFPLLAKLWQQDKGAFRQLAGQTARSLWAASLPIIFLICVESDRFLPLVYGPNYQSAVTAQRLLTPCLATAFLHNLAAYAMIGMRRHKLLLGFYLTGLICNLICCFTLIPAMPLEGAALSLTITKVWVALLTVGYFQWAARPMNFGQWGLMLATCAVSVGLWWGIGHAAPREVAELAGIVPLLALFWRWRPPPPFENAATA
- a CDS encoding HlyD family secretion protein, with amino-acid sequence MPFMQKILPAGLRCGLAFAVIASAALGASFAVGSPVLAAESSIGAGATILTGKVVTTVTRAVPVPFNAVVDEVLVKPGEAIDKGAPLMRYHLQEEAERVLQREVTTGAATEDLKGQVLDLERRLAETSAQRNKARQLAASGLGSAQASTRLEDDVHSLQRRIDLLRVTIQKSEKNFTARLEELSGYFGTSIKEGERLPSSLTLTSPIDGYVLSLDATLNPGSLLAAGTTPVRVGRLDPVLIQVPVYEAEISGIKAGDSVEVEIPSLNGRKFSGTVNEISWVSNDMSVSNPSYYTVELTVPNPNLELKPGFKAVVRFKGSR